A single region of the Pararhodospirillum photometricum DSM 122 genome encodes:
- the nifN gene encoding nitrogenase iron-molybdenum cofactor biosynthesis protein NifN, which yields MSKAFTLPRSGKALSVSPLKLSAPLGAALALMGIDRCLPCLHGTQGCTAFALVMLVRHFREAIPLQTTAMSEISTILGGRDNIEQALLNIQKRAKPRLIPILTTALTETRGEDMTGDLAAIRTQRRELDDTEVVLVHTPDFSGSLELGWSRAVTALIDALVPEDVPESDPGHINVLAGAHLGPGDVEELKSLIEAFGLTVTMLPDLSVSLDGHVPDAWSLTTLGGTTVEEIKVLGRASATLVIGEHMRTAGDLLEARTGVPSLLFESLTGLAPTDRLMSTLAELSGRPVPAALRRQRSRLVDALMDAHFSFGGTRVALAGEPDFVMSLGPLLTGLGARLQCVVVPVDAPHLAGLEAHSLLVGDLEDLGQGAVGCDLMIASTNGQLPARRAQVPLFRAGFPVIDRLGVPQRLSIGYRGTRDMVYALGNALIDAAEAHHAAHDAAQPDLFSPLSPTTESPVHERPADRPQAALG from the coding sequence ATGAGCAAGGCCTTCACCCTGCCGCGCTCGGGCAAGGCGCTCTCGGTCAGCCCGCTCAAACTCTCGGCTCCGCTCGGCGCCGCCCTCGCCTTGATGGGCATCGACCGCTGCCTGCCCTGCTTGCACGGCACCCAGGGCTGCACCGCCTTCGCCCTGGTCATGCTGGTGCGCCACTTCCGCGAGGCGATCCCGCTGCAAACCACGGCCATGAGCGAGATCTCGACCATCCTCGGCGGCCGCGATAACATCGAGCAGGCCCTACTCAACATCCAAAAGCGGGCCAAGCCCCGGCTCATCCCGATTTTGACCACCGCCTTGACCGAAACCCGGGGCGAGGACATGACCGGCGATCTGGCGGCGATCCGCACCCAGCGCCGCGAGTTGGACGACACCGAGGTGGTGCTGGTCCACACCCCTGATTTCAGCGGCAGCCTGGAACTGGGGTGGAGCCGCGCCGTCACCGCCCTGATCGACGCCCTGGTGCCCGAAGATGTGCCCGAGTCCGACCCTGGCCATATCAACGTCCTGGCCGGCGCCCACCTCGGCCCCGGCGATGTCGAGGAACTGAAAAGCCTGATCGAGGCCTTCGGCCTCACCGTCACCATGCTGCCCGACCTTTCGGTGTCCCTGGACGGCCACGTCCCCGACGCCTGGAGCCTCACCACCTTGGGCGGCACCACCGTCGAGGAGATCAAGGTCCTGGGCCGCGCCTCGGCCACCTTGGTAATCGGCGAGCACATGCGCACCGCCGGCGATCTCCTGGAAGCGCGCACCGGCGTGCCCTCCTTGCTTTTTGAAAGCCTCACCGGCCTCGCCCCCACTGATCGCCTGATGAGCACCCTGGCCGAGCTGTCCGGCCGCCCGGTGCCCGCCGCCCTGCGCCGCCAGCGCTCGCGCCTCGTCGATGCCCTGATGGATGCTCACTTCTCCTTTGGCGGCACCCGCGTCGCCCTGGCCGGCGAGCCCGACTTCGTCATGAGCCTGGGCCCTCTGCTGACCGGCCTCGGCGCTCGCTTGCAGTGCGTCGTGGTCCCCGTGGACGCCCCCCATCTCGCCGGCCTCGAAGCCCACAGCCTCCTGGTTGGCGACCTCGAGGACTTGGGCCAGGGCGCCGTCGGCTGCGACCTGATGATCGCCTCCACCAACGGCCAGCTCCCGGCCCGGCGCGCCCAGGTGCCGCTGTTTCGCGCCGGCTTCCCGGTTATTGATCGTCTTGGCGTGCCCCAACGCCTCAGCATCGGCTACCGCGGCACCCGCGACATGGTTTACGCCTTGGGCAACGCCCTCATCGACGCCGCCGAGGCCCACCACGCCGCCCACGACGCGGCCCAGCCCGATCTCTTTTCCCCTCTTTCCCCCACCACGGAGAGTCCGGTCCATGAACGCCCCGCCGACCGCCCGCAGGCTGCGCTTGGTTGA
- a CDS encoding COR domain-containing protein, translated as MRDAKLLVLGNGRVGKTQLCNRLLGAGFEDNADSTHGIVVQGFDLAGEAGTEPARIQLWDFGGQDIYHSTHTLFLRSRGIYLVAWTPAQEDNDLHRQGGQEFRNYRLPYWLGQVAEFGGRSAPLIVVQTQVDGLADKRPLDPAARERFATFATAFEVHHSAKKPRGLEELAEAIAESYAAIEQPVIGVVRARVKRTIEDLIAAHTQRSMTVPAFHALCDRLGGIADPDLFLETLHHAGTVFHRPGFFNGEIILDQEWAIRAIYAVFDRASKTHAILQAHGGTFTRILLGLVWDEAYTPEEQALFLAMMQSCGICFEKLPGDPKAGTEASYLAPDLLPERRSDGGWDGDTPDQKQSRCYAHLPATLIRNILCAIGRKAGPRGDYWRHGVRINEAATRSEGLIVSDTGSGRLTLRTRAGDAAGLLATLVKIVEREEARLGVRPTAIEGGPGPRSASMPPQQDLTLDVQRLPSAEPGWFFSYATESENAGGRPVAAFCDKVKAATSITVRRDIDELRYGDQIEAFMDRLVSGERIFIWLTDAYLKSPYCMFELVGIWKRCNGNRGVFEDRIRVLLGDAAIRHETDLQQHREFWRAQQHAAYDRLQQATDCVQAALDLARIIEIVKSSADILMFIRERIRYSSFEEMTERELTRPPVQ; from the coding sequence ATGCGGGATGCCAAGCTGTTGGTGCTCGGCAACGGACGGGTCGGCAAAACCCAATTGTGCAATCGGCTGCTCGGCGCGGGGTTCGAGGACAACGCCGATTCGACTCACGGTATTGTGGTGCAGGGGTTCGATCTGGCCGGGGAGGCGGGGACGGAGCCGGCGCGCATCCAGCTCTGGGATTTCGGCGGGCAGGACATTTATCACAGCACCCACACCTTGTTCTTGCGCAGCCGGGGGATTTACCTCGTCGCCTGGACCCCGGCGCAGGAGGATAACGACCTCCACCGCCAGGGCGGCCAGGAGTTTCGCAATTACCGACTGCCCTATTGGCTGGGCCAAGTGGCAGAGTTTGGCGGGCGGAGCGCGCCGCTGATCGTGGTGCAGACCCAGGTGGACGGGTTGGCCGATAAACGGCCGCTCGATCCAGCGGCCCGGGAGCGGTTCGCGACGTTCGCCACCGCGTTCGAGGTCCACCATAGCGCCAAGAAACCGCGCGGTTTGGAGGAGTTGGCCGAGGCCATCGCCGAGAGCTATGCCGCGATCGAGCAACCCGTGATCGGGGTGGTCCGGGCCAGGGTGAAGCGCACGATCGAGGATCTCATCGCCGCCCACACCCAACGCAGCATGACTGTTCCGGCGTTTCACGCCTTGTGCGACAGGCTGGGCGGCATCGCCGATCCTGACCTGTTCCTGGAGACGCTGCACCATGCCGGCACCGTCTTTCACCGCCCCGGCTTTTTCAACGGCGAGATCATTCTTGACCAGGAATGGGCGATTCGGGCGATCTACGCGGTGTTCGACCGCGCCAGCAAGACCCACGCGATCCTCCAGGCCCATGGCGGCACCTTCACCCGGATCCTGCTTGGGCTGGTGTGGGATGAGGCCTACACTCCCGAGGAGCAAGCCCTGTTCCTGGCGATGATGCAATCTTGTGGTATCTGTTTCGAGAAACTGCCGGGCGACCCTAAGGCCGGCACAGAGGCAAGCTACCTCGCCCCGGACCTGTTGCCGGAGAGGCGAAGCGATGGGGGCTGGGACGGCGATACCCCCGATCAGAAGCAGAGTCGTTGTTACGCTCATTTGCCGGCTACCCTGATTCGGAACATTCTTTGCGCCATCGGCCGCAAAGCGGGGCCCCGGGGCGATTACTGGCGTCACGGGGTCCGCATCAACGAGGCCGCAACGCGGAGCGAGGGGCTGATCGTGAGCGATACGGGCAGCGGGCGGTTGACCCTGCGGACTCGCGCCGGCGACGCGGCGGGTCTGCTGGCGACCCTGGTCAAGATTGTCGAGCGGGAGGAGGCCCGGCTGGGGGTGAGGCCGACCGCGATTGAGGGGGGGCCAGGACCCCGATCGGCTTCGATGCCCCCCCAGCAAGACCTGACGCTTGATGTGCAGCGGCTCCCTTCCGCCGAGCCGGGCTGGTTTTTCTCCTACGCTACCGAGTCCGAGAACGCCGGGGGGCGGCCGGTCGCGGCGTTCTGTGACAAAGTCAAGGCGGCGACGTCGATCACCGTGCGTCGGGATATCGACGAGTTGCGTTATGGCGACCAGATCGAGGCGTTTATGGACCGCCTTGTCAGCGGCGAGCGGATCTTCATTTGGCTGACCGATGCCTACCTCAAATCCCCCTACTGCATGTTCGAACTGGTGGGGATCTGGAAGCGCTGCAACGGCAATAGAGGCGTGTTCGAAGATCGCATCCGGGTGCTGCTCGGCGATGCCGCGATCCGACATGAAACCGACCTGCAGCAACACCGGGAGTTCTGGCGTGCGCAGCAGCACGCGGCCTATGACCGGCTGCAGCAGGCCACGGATTGTGTCCAGGCTGCCCTTGACCTCGCCCGGATTATCGAGATCGTGAAGTCCAGCGCCGACATCCTGATGTTCATCCGGGAGCGGATCCGTTACAGCAGCTTCGAGGAAATGACGGAACGCGAACTGACGCGCCCTCCCGTTCAATAA
- a CDS encoding nitrogen fixation protein NifQ — protein MTQTMFEPRSPSLAETLMAIPGAGDPFDRLLFAHLLAAGAADSRPLSDALGLLPTALRTLVDRFFPGAGLIIPETPPGPDAPEEPDLRALLLAGRAHGTPEEEWLATILARRSLLPNHLWQDLGLRSRSDLSTLLTRHFTPLARRNTKNMKWKKFFYRELCQQDGILVCKSPLCDACSDYSACFGPEG, from the coding sequence ATGACCCAGACCATGTTCGAGCCCCGGTCCCCGAGCCTCGCCGAAACCTTGATGGCCATCCCGGGGGCCGGGGATCCCTTCGACCGCCTGCTCTTCGCCCACCTCCTCGCCGCCGGCGCCGCCGACTCCCGGCCGCTGTCCGACGCCCTGGGGCTCCTGCCGACCGCCTTGCGCACTCTCGTCGATCGCTTTTTCCCCGGCGCCGGCCTCATCATCCCCGAAACGCCCCCCGGCCCCGACGCCCCCGAGGAACCCGACCTGCGCGCCCTCCTCCTCGCCGGCCGAGCCCACGGCACCCCGGAAGAAGAGTGGCTCGCCACCATCCTCGCCCGTCGCTCCCTGCTGCCCAACCACCTGTGGCAGGACCTCGGCCTGCGCTCGCGCAGCGACCTCTCCACCCTCCTCACCCGCCACTTCACCCCCCTCGCTCGCCGCAACACAAAAAACATGAAGTGGAAAAAGTTCTTCTACCGCGAACTCTGCCAGCAAGACGGCATCCTCGTCTGCAAATCGCCGCTGTGCGACGCCTGCTCCGATTACAGCGCGTGCTTCGGACCGGAGGGCTGA
- a CDS encoding Smr/MutS family protein, protein MTRRKLSDDDSDVWRLLTQSVTAHERQGGQRVAPPLHHPVRPRAEGASGDPAPALPGNLSPAGRLPQPAPRPALAKLDSLSEGALKDMDARTARRLRQGRTPIDAKLDLHGMTQIPAHAALLSFLRRGQGRGWRCVLVITGKGFRGGEPGVLRQAVPKWLDGPDMRPLVVGYAPAQIEDGGLGALYVRLRRTGGARQGCGRFFQ, encoded by the coding sequence ATGACCCGGCGTAAACTCTCCGACGACGACAGCGACGTCTGGCGCCTGCTGACGCAATCGGTGACGGCGCACGAGCGGCAGGGCGGCCAGCGGGTGGCGCCGCCGTTGCATCACCCGGTGCGTCCCCGGGCCGAGGGAGCGTCTGGAGATCCGGCGCCAGCCCTGCCGGGCAATTTATCACCGGCCGGTCGCCTGCCCCAGCCGGCCCCGCGCCCCGCGCTAGCCAAGCTCGACTCCTTGAGCGAGGGCGCCCTCAAGGACATGGACGCCCGCACGGCACGGCGCTTGCGCCAGGGCCGCACGCCGATCGACGCCAAGCTGGATTTGCATGGCATGACACAAATTCCGGCCCACGCCGCCTTGCTGTCGTTTTTGCGACGCGGGCAGGGGCGGGGCTGGCGCTGTGTGCTGGTGATTACCGGTAAGGGCTTTCGTGGCGGCGAACCCGGCGTGCTGCGCCAAGCGGTCCCTAAATGGCTGGATGGCCCGGACATGCGCCCGCTGGTCGTTGGCTATGCCCCCGCGCAGATCGAGGATGGCGGCCTGGGCGCGCTATACGTCCGCCTGCGCCGCACAGGTGGCGCGCGGCAAGGGTGCGGGCGATTTTTTCAGTGA
- a CDS encoding PD-(D/E)XK nuclease-like domain-containing protein, translated as MDQIAILPDPGGVIDKPGLYRMDEARYHGDPCVTPSASSSLLKVYEEGMSPLHMWAVHPRLNPGAPKKDTAALRLGRAAHMAAFEPDRFSETYAIRPSGLDGRTKEGKAWAEAHRGAETLTAEAAEAITAMAVTIRAHPEAGALLRGAEHEVSGFHQDRETGVWCRVRFDILPRAPDRFLSDYKTSTSIALDDIARSAWEYRWPLQAAFYMDAFAATVGEPARGFAFLVQEKASPFAVRVTPHGRKRH; from the coding sequence ATGGATCAGATCGCTATCCTCCCCGACCCCGGCGGGGTTATCGACAAGCCCGGCCTCTACCGGATGGACGAGGCGCGATACCACGGGGACCCGTGTGTCACGCCGAGCGCGTCCTCTTCGCTCCTTAAGGTCTACGAGGAGGGGATGAGTCCCCTGCATATGTGGGCCGTGCATCCCAGACTGAACCCGGGTGCGCCCAAAAAAGACACAGCTGCGCTCAGGCTTGGCCGCGCCGCCCACATGGCGGCTTTCGAGCCCGACCGTTTTTCCGAGACCTACGCCATACGCCCCTCCGGCCTGGACGGTCGCACGAAAGAAGGTAAGGCCTGGGCCGAAGCGCACCGGGGGGCGGAAACGCTCACAGCCGAAGCGGCTGAGGCAATTACGGCTATGGCGGTCACGATTCGCGCTCACCCCGAGGCAGGGGCGCTTCTCCGGGGAGCGGAGCACGAGGTTTCCGGGTTCCACCAAGACCGGGAAACGGGAGTTTGGTGCCGGGTGCGCTTCGACATTCTCCCTCGGGCGCCGGACCGTTTTTTGTCGGACTACAAGACGTCCACAAGCATTGCTTTAGACGATATCGCGCGCTCGGCCTGGGAATATCGGTGGCCTCTTCAGGCCGCATTCTACATGGACGCCTTCGCGGCGACCGTCGGCGAGCCCGCGCGCGGCTTTGCCTTTCTTGTGCAGGAGAAGGCCTCTCCCTTCGCCGTCCGCGTCACCCCCCATGGACGAAAACGCCATTGA
- the fdxB gene encoding ferredoxin III, nif-specific, giving the protein MSITFSTRDGSPWTPKYLMGINGELCIGCGRCFKVCGHDVLELKGINEDGEECDPYDDDEEILRKVMTLAHEGKCIGCEACAKVCGTNAQAHAPA; this is encoded by the coding sequence ATGAGCATTACGTTCTCCACCCGCGACGGGTCGCCCTGGACCCCGAAATACCTGATGGGTATCAATGGCGAGCTGTGCATCGGCTGCGGCCGCTGCTTCAAGGTCTGCGGCCACGACGTGCTGGAGCTGAAAGGCATCAACGAAGACGGCGAAGAGTGCGACCCCTACGATGACGACGAGGAAATTCTGCGTAAAGTCATGACCCTCGCCCACGAAGGCAAGTGCATCGGCTGCGAAGCCTGCGCCAAGGTCTGCGGCACCAACGCCCAAGCCCACGCCCCCGCCTGA
- a CDS encoding LutC/YkgG family protein, with product MGIRPPWSRLFLARVHTAAGTAERVAPAAVAAAVARWLGGLGVALDVVTSLDSPLRDGEAGLRVRQGRPTPEDRTAVVPALAGVAETGSVMVEATADRPGLLSFLPENHIVLVKRSDVVGSLDAALQRLRAGGMPSSAVFITGPSRTGDIEQTLQLGAHGPLRLHVLLIDDPA from the coding sequence TTGGGGATCCGGCCGCCTTGGTCGAGGCTTTTTCTGGCCCGGGTTCACACGGCGGCCGGAACCGCCGAGCGGGTGGCCCCGGCCGCGGTGGCGGCCGCGGTGGCCCGCTGGCTGGGTGGGCTGGGTGTGGCACTCGACGTGGTGACCAGCCTCGACAGCCCTTTGCGCGACGGGGAAGCGGGCTTGCGGGTGCGCCAGGGTCGGCCCACCCCCGAGGACCGCACCGCCGTAGTGCCCGCCCTGGCCGGGGTGGCTGAGACGGGCAGCGTGATGGTCGAGGCGACAGCGGATCGCCCGGGGCTGTTGAGCTTTTTGCCGGAAAACCACATCGTTCTCGTCAAGCGCTCCGACGTGGTAGGCAGCCTGGACGCGGCTCTCCAGCGGCTGCGCGCCGGAGGAATGCCGTCATCGGCGGTTTTTATCACGGGGCCGTCGCGCACCGGCGACATTGAACAGACCCTCCAGCTTGGGGCTCATGGTCCCTTGCGTTTGCATGTGCTGCTCATCGATGACCCGGCGTAA
- a CDS encoding NifX-associated nitrogen fixation protein: MTDTLETPFVRQLLRQIRAQDTFGAWEGKPDPELLAPYIITREQRRELPIIADPDPDILDRVEMFYAAVGLTLEQATGLVGAPLMSINHEGFGRVLLTTGRLVVLNLYVRDVHRFGFDSIDALSAKGAALVADAQAMIEQFPEVARA; this comes from the coding sequence ATGACCGATACCCTCGAAACCCCCTTCGTCCGCCAACTCCTGCGCCAAATCCGCGCCCAGGACACCTTCGGCGCCTGGGAGGGCAAACCCGATCCCGAGTTACTTGCGCCTTATATTATCACCCGCGAACAGCGCCGCGAGCTCCCGATCATCGCCGACCCCGATCCCGATATCCTGGATCGGGTCGAGATGTTCTATGCCGCCGTCGGTCTCACCTTGGAGCAGGCCACCGGCTTGGTCGGCGCCCCCTTGATGAGCATCAATCACGAGGGCTTCGGCCGTGTTTTGCTGACCACCGGCCGCCTCGTGGTGCTGAACCTTTATGTACGCGATGTCCACCGCTTCGGCTTCGACTCCATTGACGCCCTCTCGGCCAAAGGTGCGGCCCTCGTTGCCGACGCCCAGGCCATGATCGAGCAGTTCCCCGAGGTGGCCCGCGCCTAA
- the nifX gene encoding nitrogen fixation protein NifX produces MKVALATHDMTHVNAHFNGARTLAIYEVTPDSYSFVEAIQFSEISKEDGRHAEDGEDRIKAKVEALKGVALLFVKAIGGPAAARVVQARIHPMKVAEDEPIPEVLERVRRMLGGNPPPWLRKILQAEAGPDSRPAFLDDEDDLPEGAR; encoded by the coding sequence ATGAAAGTCGCCCTGGCCACCCATGACATGACCCACGTCAACGCGCACTTCAACGGCGCGCGGACCTTGGCCATCTACGAAGTCACCCCCGACAGCTACAGCTTCGTCGAGGCCATCCAGTTCTCGGAGATCAGCAAGGAAGACGGCCGCCACGCCGAGGACGGCGAGGACCGCATCAAGGCCAAGGTCGAGGCCCTCAAGGGCGTGGCCCTGCTGTTCGTCAAGGCCATCGGGGGCCCCGCTGCCGCCCGCGTCGTCCAGGCCCGCATCCACCCCATGAAGGTCGCCGAGGACGAGCCCATCCCCGAGGTGCTGGAGCGCGTGCGCCGTATGCTGGGCGGCAACCCACCGCCGTGGCTGCGTAAAATCCTGCAAGCCGAAGCCGGCCCCGACAGCCGCCCCGCCTTCCTCGACGACGAGGACGACCTCCCCGAGGGAGCCCGCTGA
- a CDS encoding recombinase RecT: MSTQNLPAPQRGFDQGALATMRAGQTAQVAFAPGTFVEMVEVARMMAASGPAVPKHLRNNPGMAMSVCMVAYQAGMNPYLLAGDTFVVNDVLSYGAKAMVAILYASGMVVGRLHYELSGSWPNRVCVVRGTLAGESAPRLLEVTANTITTRNSPLWKTQPDIQLQYYAGRAWARLYAPEALLGALSVDEAEVQVQVGRGGAPIGSAAASLMAEISACPPEKDFDPVTGEVNAALTPIPVPDNTNGLKDYPAWLRLLADALGAALTIEHFNAIQEANSAEMAEAERAAPKAYAGLMVAIDEMARRLFDPDQEAR; encoded by the coding sequence ATGAGCACGCAAAATCTTCCGGCCCCGCAGCGGGGATTCGACCAAGGTGCCCTAGCCACCATGCGGGCCGGTCAGACCGCCCAAGTGGCTTTCGCGCCCGGCACGTTTGTCGAAATGGTCGAGGTCGCGCGAATGATGGCGGCGAGCGGGCCGGCTGTTCCAAAGCACCTCCGAAATAACCCGGGCATGGCGATGTCGGTGTGCATGGTGGCCTATCAGGCCGGCATGAACCCGTACCTCCTGGCCGGTGACACCTTTGTGGTCAACGACGTCTTGTCGTATGGCGCCAAGGCGATGGTTGCCATCCTGTACGCCAGTGGGATGGTTGTTGGGCGCCTGCATTACGAGTTGAGCGGGTCCTGGCCGAACCGCGTGTGCGTCGTGCGCGGCACCCTGGCCGGAGAGAGTGCGCCGCGCTTGCTTGAGGTCACGGCGAACACGATCACCACTCGCAACTCGCCACTATGGAAGACGCAACCCGACATCCAGTTGCAATACTACGCGGGCCGGGCCTGGGCCAGGCTGTACGCCCCGGAAGCGCTTCTTGGGGCGTTGAGCGTGGACGAAGCAGAGGTGCAGGTCCAGGTTGGGCGGGGCGGGGCGCCAATCGGAAGCGCGGCGGCTTCCTTGATGGCCGAAATTTCCGCATGCCCGCCTGAAAAAGACTTCGACCCCGTGACAGGTGAGGTCAATGCGGCCCTAACCCCCATCCCCGTCCCTGACAACACCAACGGCCTCAAGGACTACCCCGCATGGCTGCGCCTGCTGGCGGACGCCCTGGGCGCCGCGCTGACGATCGAGCACTTCAACGCCATCCAGGAGGCCAACTCCGCCGAGATGGCCGAGGCCGAGCGGGCGGCGCCGAAAGCTTATGCGGGCCTTATGGTTGCTATTGATGAGATGGCTAGGCGGCTTTTTGACCCTGACCAGGAGGCGAGGTAA
- a CDS encoding lactate utilization protein B: protein MIPTSHRFAAQARAALTNETLRFSLGTMKTGFRQRRLAAAQALPEFEALRDRARDLKTHVLDTLPTLLEAFEAQMTANGGTVHWCRDATEARAVVLDLCRAAGARTVTKSKSMISEEIALNDHLEAHGITPVETDLGEYIIQLRHEPPSHILAPAIHLRKEHVAEAFRAAHTDLDPERPLVEPRQILDEARALLRDAFLKADVGITGANMLVAETGTVVLVTNEGNADLTRLLPATQIVLASLEKVVPTLEDAALILRVLARSATGQEMSTYTSFISGPRRDAEQDGPSALHVVLIDNGRSALLGSSSREILRCIRCAACMNHCPVYGAVGGHAYGWVYPGPMGSVLTPALIGLDKAQALPEASTLCGRCQSVCPVRIPLPTLLRLGREEAWRRGLTPVVQRTAIAAWGALTRHPALYHRLTPVGARALRALAGRRGLVPLAPPPGGLAARA, encoded by the coding sequence CACCATGAAGACCGGCTTTCGCCAGCGGCGCCTAGCCGCCGCCCAGGCCCTGCCCGAGTTCGAGGCCCTGCGCGATCGGGCCCGCGACCTCAAGACCCATGTGCTCGACACCCTGCCGACCTTGCTGGAAGCCTTCGAGGCGCAGATGACGGCCAACGGTGGCACCGTCCACTGGTGTCGCGATGCCACCGAGGCACGCGCCGTGGTCTTGGACCTGTGCCGAGCCGCCGGGGCGCGCACGGTCACCAAGTCGAAGTCGATGATCTCGGAGGAGATCGCGCTCAACGACCATCTGGAGGCCCACGGCATCACCCCGGTCGAGACCGACCTGGGCGAGTACATCATCCAGTTGCGTCACGAGCCGCCCAGCCACATCCTGGCCCCGGCGATTCACCTGCGCAAGGAACACGTGGCCGAGGCCTTCCGGGCCGCCCATACCGACCTTGATCCCGAGCGCCCCCTGGTCGAGCCGCGCCAGATCCTCGACGAGGCCCGCGCCTTGCTGCGCGACGCCTTCCTCAAGGCCGACGTCGGCATTACCGGCGCCAACATGCTGGTGGCCGAAACCGGTACGGTGGTGCTGGTGACCAACGAGGGCAACGCCGATCTGACCCGCTTGTTGCCCGCCACCCAGATCGTGCTGGCCAGCCTGGAAAAGGTGGTGCCGACCCTGGAGGATGCTGCCCTGATCTTGCGCGTGCTGGCCCGCTCGGCCACCGGGCAGGAGATGAGCACCTACACCTCGTTCATTTCCGGCCCGCGCCGGGACGCAGAACAAGACGGCCCCAGCGCCTTGCACGTGGTGTTGATCGACAATGGCCGTAGCGCCTTGCTGGGCTCGTCCTCGCGCGAGATCTTGCGCTGCATCCGCTGCGCCGCGTGCATGAACCACTGCCCGGTCTATGGCGCGGTGGGCGGGCATGCCTATGGCTGGGTCTATCCCGGCCCCATGGGCTCGGTGCTGACCCCGGCGTTGATCGGCCTCGACAAGGCCCAAGCCCTGCCCGAGGCTTCGACCCTGTGCGGCCGCTGCCAGTCGGTGTGTCCCGTGCGCATTCCCCTGCCCACCTTGCTGCGCCTGGGCCGGGAAGAGGCGTGGCGTCGCGGCCTGACGCCCGTGGTCCAGCGCACGGCGATTGCCGCTTGGGGAGCGCTGACCCGCCACCCGGCCTTGTATCATCGCCTGACCCCCGTGGGCGCCCGGGCGCTGCGCGCCCTGGCCGGCCGGCGGGGTTTGGTCCCGCTCGCCCCGCCGCCTGGGGGGCTGGCTGCGCGAGCGTGA
- a CDS encoding Thoeris anti-defense Tad2 family protein — MEWKGMFLFMVEVWGYGGDMALPCLPFIAMKTADNKVVPWLASQTDVLAKDWVLTS, encoded by the coding sequence GTGGAATGGAAAGGGATGTTCCTTTTCATGGTCGAGGTGTGGGGGTATGGCGGAGACATGGCGCTCCCATGCCTCCCATTCATCGCCATGAAAACAGCAGACAACAAGGTGGTCCCGTGGCTTGCGTCGCAGACTGACGTTCTGGCCAAGGACTGGGTGTTGACCTCCTGA